The Deinococcus misasensis DSM 22328 genome has a window encoding:
- a CDS encoding EAL domain-containing protein, with amino-acid sequence MSDPNSSSLRTPKRLLEEAKRHMQEDTERAALLYEQAVARARLYRDQETLADALNGMAKLAHKKGESNAAIFHLQEAREIRRLLGDVRGEAGLLSNIGSLYTDLGSFNTALDFLLQAETLAGQQGDVLSAGIATNLARVYDNLDEVQSAQDQYQKALKIVQEAGHRMGEAILSTNYGEFQLRRGNLPRAEELLGSALDITARKGMVAAEALRHLGVLYRQRENTDAALLAFHEAINLARSSGAIDSLIEVLISEAETHLGQGHLTLARDVLFEAEELARGSNRQRTLSRILQLTSQAMEQDGEVQAALHTAREAHQLEAQVLKAEAEQRTRQLATQHELERARTELDQQRHRYETERQAKEKMERESFERMKELERKALYDALTGLPNRLLLADRFRVALEHASKSGTRLALGVLDLNKFKGINDNLGHHVGDELLIEVARRLEPILRTEDTVARTGGDEFVFLIRSVADSSAVLAVARRIMQAFEPMFHLYQHHLHVSPSVGFAVFPEDALTYQDLFEKADKAMYEAKTRGSGFELHGMQSSDRLAPVTLESALHQALKNEELDIVYQRFTDPRGKPRGAEALLRWHHPMFGHISPLEFLPIAESTGLSVPIGAWVLNRACQDAAKWHGLILSVNVSAKQFSHPDFAATVQQALDKSGLNPALLELEIKEELLSRHGERAQSRLSALRDLGVRLIIDDFGEGFTSFSALKHHPVHGVKLDRNLIQDLNPEQPSSRDEALLTAVVRMAQALGLDVIAKGVETEHQWEVLTSLGVSAVQGFLFSRPEKAF; translated from the coding sequence ATGTCTGATCCGAATTCCTCCAGCCTGAGGACCCCCAAACGCCTTCTTGAGGAAGCCAAACGGCACATGCAGGAAGACACCGAACGGGCAGCCCTGCTGTACGAGCAGGCCGTTGCGCGGGCAAGGCTGTACCGGGATCAGGAGACCCTTGCGGATGCCCTGAATGGCATGGCCAAACTGGCCCACAAAAAAGGGGAGAGCAACGCAGCGATCTTTCATTTGCAAGAGGCCCGGGAAATCCGCCGCCTGCTCGGGGATGTGCGTGGAGAGGCAGGCTTGCTCAGCAACATCGGAAGCCTGTACACCGATCTGGGGAGCTTCAACACCGCTCTGGATTTTCTGTTGCAGGCCGAAACGCTGGCCGGGCAGCAAGGGGATGTGCTCTCTGCGGGCATTGCCACCAATCTGGCACGGGTGTACGACAATCTGGATGAAGTGCAAAGCGCACAGGACCAGTACCAGAAAGCCCTGAAAATTGTGCAGGAAGCCGGACACCGGATGGGTGAGGCCATCCTCAGCACCAATTACGGGGAATTTCAGTTGAGGCGGGGCAACCTGCCCAGAGCCGAAGAACTGCTGGGCTCTGCTCTGGACATCACTGCCAGAAAAGGCATGGTGGCCGCTGAAGCCCTGCGCCACCTTGGGGTCTTGTACCGCCAGAGGGAAAACACGGATGCCGCTTTGCTGGCTTTCCACGAGGCGATCAATCTGGCCCGCAGTTCAGGGGCCATCGACAGCCTGATTGAAGTGCTGATCAGTGAAGCGGAAACCCACCTCGGGCAGGGGCATCTTACGCTGGCACGGGATGTGCTCTTTGAAGCCGAGGAACTGGCACGGGGCAGCAACCGGCAGCGCACCCTGTCGCGGATTTTGCAGCTCACCTCGCAGGCGATGGAGCAGGACGGAGAGGTGCAGGCGGCCCTTCATACCGCCCGAGAAGCCCACCAGCTGGAAGCACAGGTGCTCAAAGCCGAAGCCGAACAGCGCACCCGCCAACTGGCCACCCAGCACGAACTGGAACGGGCCAGAACCGAACTGGACCAGCAACGCCACCGCTACGAAACCGAACGGCAGGCCAAAGAAAAAATGGAGCGGGAATCCTTCGAGCGCATGAAGGAACTGGAACGCAAAGCCCTTTATGATGCCCTGACCGGACTTCCCAACCGCTTGCTGCTGGCAGACCGTTTCCGGGTGGCTCTGGAGCATGCTTCCAAAAGCGGCACCCGTCTGGCGCTCGGGGTGCTGGACCTCAACAAGTTCAAAGGCATCAACGACAACCTCGGGCACCACGTGGGAGATGAACTGCTGATCGAGGTGGCAAGACGGCTGGAACCCATTTTGCGCACCGAGGACACGGTGGCCCGCACAGGCGGAGACGAGTTTGTGTTCTTGATCCGCTCGGTGGCAGACAGCAGTGCGGTTCTGGCCGTCGCCCGGCGCATCATGCAGGCCTTTGAGCCGATGTTCCACCTGTACCAGCACCACCTGCATGTGTCGCCCAGCGTGGGCTTCGCAGTGTTTCCAGAGGATGCCCTCACCTATCAGGACCTCTTTGAGAAAGCCGACAAAGCCATGTACGAAGCCAAAACCAGAGGCAGCGGTTTTGAACTGCACGGCATGCAATCTTCGGACCGACTGGCCCCGGTCACGCTGGAAAGTGCTCTGCATCAGGCCCTGAAGAACGAAGAACTGGACATCGTGTACCAGCGGTTCACCGATCCCAGAGGCAAACCCAGAGGGGCAGAAGCCCTGCTGCGCTGGCACCACCCGATGTTCGGGCACATTTCCCCTCTGGAGTTCCTGCCGATTGCCGAGAGCACAGGCCTCAGTGTGCCCATTGGGGCGTGGGTGCTGAACCGGGCCTGTCAGGATGCAGCCAAATGGCATGGCTTGATCCTGAGTGTGAATGTCTCTGCCAAGCAGTTTTCACACCCTGATTTTGCCGCCACGGTTCAGCAAGCCCTCGACAAAAGTGGCCTGAACCCGGCCCTGCTGGAACTGGAAATCAAAGAAGAATTGCTGTCCCGACACGGAGAAAGGGCCCAGAGTCGCCTTTCCGCTTTGAGGGACCTCGGGGTGCGCCTGATCATCGATGACTTTGGCGAGGGGTTCACCAGCTTCTCAGCCCTGAAACACCATCCGGTGCATGGGGTGAAACTGGACCGCAACCTGATTCAGGACCTCAACCCCGAGCAACCCAGCAGCAGGGATGAAGCCCTGTTGACCGCAGTGGTGCGGATGGCACAGGCCCTTGGTCTGGATGTGATCGCCAAAGGGGTGGAAACCGAACACCAGTGGGAAGTTCTGACCTCTCTGGGGGTCAGTGCCGTGCAGGGCTTTTTGTTTTCCCGTCCAGAGAAAGCCTTCTGA
- a CDS encoding carbonic anhydrase: MTVLESTLPHPKTPEEALSLLLDGNRRYTHNAPHLDESPERRAEVARGQHPYAMILGCVDSRVPPELVFDSGLGELFVVRTAGHVLDHAVLGSLEFGVEALKIPLLVVLGHDRCGAVKSTLEALEKHMHAHEDIDWLVEHIKPAFEVSQHEQNLLDATIKAHVQITVHELQQTPILREAVQQGKLKIVGAFYNLDSGKVKLL, from the coding sequence ATGACTGTTCTGGAATCCACCCTCCCCCATCCCAAAACCCCAGAAGAGGCACTGAGCCTGCTTCTGGACGGCAACCGCAGGTACACCCACAACGCCCCCCACCTCGATGAAAGCCCCGAGCGGCGTGCAGAAGTCGCCCGCGGGCAGCACCCTTACGCCATGATCCTTGGGTGTGTGGATTCACGGGTTCCCCCAGAACTGGTGTTCGACTCTGGTCTGGGAGAACTTTTCGTGGTTCGCACCGCTGGACACGTGTTGGACCATGCCGTGCTGGGCAGCCTCGAATTTGGGGTGGAAGCCCTGAAAATTCCCTTGCTGGTGGTGCTCGGACATGACCGTTGCGGGGCCGTGAAAAGCACACTGGAAGCCCTTGAAAAACACATGCACGCCCACGAGGACATCGACTGGCTGGTCGAGCACATCAAACCCGCTTTTGAAGTTTCACAACACGAACAGAATCTGCTGGACGCCACCATCAAAGCCCATGTGCAGATCACCGTTCATGAACTGCAGCAAACCCCCATCCTCAGAGAAGCCGTGCAGCAAGGCAAACTCAAAATCGTGGGGGCTTTTTACAATCTGGACTCTGGCAAAGTCAAACTGCTCTGA
- a CDS encoding S8 family peptidase, translating to MSHTSVLKRLTLFTTLLLTLASCGQAPVSQNQQEYQSPPIEQLGSSELFDVSLSDKGTFKTEGIAWWIDGIGWWIDGIGWWIDGIGWWIDGIGWWIDGIYQPAPANSAAFNKINLEKAQKMAPLLGQGVNVALIDTGVDFQHPMLKGAVTPGWDYLGWDKDPSDEGKDGDAAYGHGTAVAGLIRQIAPRATIQVFRVLTPDGAGRSRDMAKAIYDAVNGGADIINLSVSTDQLTSSVYTAMLYAANKKVLMVASGGNKGGSKPLPPALQLGSDPWLDLSGLSVGSVNTDGSSVEWNHQGNEVLAPGVNLFTAYPGQRSVLATGSSFSAPVVTGTLALALGQGANFWKLTPLLEQTSTDRVINAEAFLKQALK from the coding sequence ATGTCACACACTTCTGTTCTGAAACGCCTCACCCTATTCACCACCTTGCTTTTGACCCTCGCTTCCTGTGGGCAGGCCCCCGTCAGCCAAAATCAGCAAGAGTACCAGAGCCCTCCCATTGAACAACTGGGTTCCAGCGAGTTGTTTGACGTTTCCCTGAGCGACAAGGGCACCTTCAAAACCGAAGGCATCGCCTGGTGGATCGATGGAATCGGTTGGTGGATTGACGGCATTGGCTGGTGGATTGATGGCATCGGTTGGTGGATCGACGGCATTGGCTGGTGGATTGATGGGATTTATCAACCCGCCCCTGCCAACAGTGCTGCGTTCAACAAAATCAATCTGGAAAAAGCCCAGAAAATGGCACCCTTGCTCGGACAGGGGGTCAATGTGGCCCTGATTGACACCGGCGTGGATTTCCAGCACCCGATGCTCAAAGGGGCGGTGACCCCCGGCTGGGATTATCTGGGCTGGGACAAAGACCCTTCCGATGAAGGCAAAGATGGTGACGCTGCATATGGTCACGGCACCGCTGTGGCCGGGCTGATTCGCCAGATTGCCCCCAGAGCCACCATTCAGGTGTTCCGTGTGCTCACTCCGGATGGTGCGGGCCGTTCCAGAGACATGGCCAAAGCCATTTATGACGCTGTGAACGGTGGAGCCGACATCATCAACCTGAGTGTCAGCACCGACCAACTCACCAGCAGTGTGTACACCGCCATGCTGTACGCTGCCAACAAGAAAGTGTTGATGGTGGCCTCTGGGGGCAACAAAGGAGGCAGCAAACCCCTGCCCCCTGCCTTGCAATTGGGCAGCGATCCTTGGCTGGACCTTTCAGGACTGAGTGTGGGCAGCGTCAACACCGATGGTTCCAGTGTGGAGTGGAACCATCAGGGCAACGAAGTGCTGGCCCCCGGTGTGAACCTGTTCACCGCTTACCCCGGTCAGCGCAGCGTGCTCGCCACGGGCAGCAGTTTCAGTGCCCCGGTGGTGACTGGAACACTGGCTCTGGCCCTCGGGCAAGGGGCCAACTTCTGGAAACTCACCCCCCTCTTGGAACAAACCAGCACCGACAGGGTGATCAACGCCGAGGCTTTCCTGAAACAAGCCCTGAAGTGA
- the ruvX gene encoding Holliday junction resolvase RuvX yields the protein MADTSANPETTYLALDVSPKRIGFAISYGRLAFGRGYLHRGKQAEDILGIQSKMQQEQATELVLGLPLRTDGLPSKQAQKVRALGHALRQAGLTVHYQDERYTTLSAEEDLNGRRRSKGELDEASAVRILQLFLEI from the coding sequence ATGGCTGACACTTCTGCAAATCCCGAAACCACCTACCTGGCCCTTGATGTCAGTCCGAAACGCATTGGCTTTGCCATCAGTTATGGCCGGTTGGCTTTTGGTCGCGGCTACCTGCACCGGGGCAAGCAAGCCGAAGACATCCTTGGCATCCAGAGCAAAATGCAGCAAGAGCAGGCCACCGAACTGGTGCTGGGTTTGCCCCTTCGCACCGATGGACTGCCCAGCAAGCAGGCCCAGAAGGTGCGTGCCCTTGGGCATGCATTGCGTCAGGCTGGACTGACCGTGCACTATCAGGACGAGCGTTACACCACCCTGAGCGCTGAAGAAGACCTGAACGGTCGCCGCAGGTCCAAAGGCGAACTCGATGAGGCCAGTGCGGTGCGCATCCTGCAACTCTTTCTGGAAATCTGA